The window AACGTCGTGAATGCGTGGACGAATATTCAATTTCATAAGCTTGTTTTTGTCCGGCGAGGGGTAGAGTCGGTTCGAGAGAAAGATATAAACCAATCGATGTTCAGGATCGATCCACACGCAAGTCCCGGTAAAGCCGGTATGGCCGAAAGTTTCCGGCGAGGCCAGTTGGCAGGGATAACCTTTCTCTGATTCGGGGTCCCAGCAATCGAAACCCAAACCGCGACGGCTGTCCTCCGACTGGCGGGAGGAAAACTTTTTCACCGTTTCGGGCTTGATATATTGTCGGCCGTTATAGCTGCCGCCGTTCAGAAGCATCTGTGAAAGAATGGCCAGATCATAGGCGGTAGCGAACAGACCGGCATGGCCCGAGACGCCGCCCGCCATCGCCGCTCCCGGGTCCTGCACGAATCCTTTCAGCTGTTGCTTGCGGAAGTAGGTGTCGCCTTCGGTGGGGACGATCCGTTCTTCGGCAAAGCGGTCGAGCGGGCAGAATCCGATGGAGCAGGCGCCCAGCGGCTTGTAGAACTGTTCGTTGACGTACACATCCAGAGGCTTCCGCACGATGCGCTCCAGAATTTCCTTCAACATGAACATGCTGATATCGCTGTAGACGTACTTCCCCGGGGTTTTCAGCGGCGATTCCAGCATCCGCTTCCACATCACTTTCTTGTAGTAGTCTTTGGTCAGGAAAAAGCCCTCTGCCACCTTGACCGGATAGCGGGAAGAGGGCTTCGGGCTGTAATCGCCATCCTTGATCTTGAGGAAAAAGGGGATGAAGGGAATAAAGCCGGCCCGATGGGTCAGCAGGTCGCGCACCCTGATGGCCGCCTTGTCGGGATGCGAGTGTTTCAATTCGCCCAGGTATTTCCCCACCCTGGCATCCAGGTCCAGCTTCCCCTGGTCCACCAGGCGCATGGCAGCGAGCGTGGTGGCGAATATCTTGGTGACCGATGCCAGGTCGAAAATGTCCGAAGATTGCGTAGGGACTGCCCCGTCGTACGCATGATGCCCGTAGGCCCGGTCGAAGACAATTTTCCCGTCTTTGAGCACCGTCACCACGGCACCCGGCGTCGCCCCTTCACGGATGGCCTCTTCGACGATGGCATCGATTTTCTTCAATTTATCCGGGTCGATACCCAGGGTGCGCGGGTCGGCATAACCCAGATGGTACGCTTCGGCGCCGATGCGCTCCTGCTTCACCTGCTCCGGATAGGTGAACCCCGCCAGCAGCGAAACCAGAAGAATCCCTGCAATCAGGGAAAACAGCTTTCCAGTCATTCCAGGATGTTTCCTGTCGGTGGGAGGACTCTGCTCGAGCTTGATTCGACTTCCAGCTCGGAGCTCGCTGAGAAATGATCCAGGTCCAGCGGGCGGCGCAGCATCATGGAAAGCTTGAGAATCTTGACGTCCAGCTCCTGCTGTTTCTTT of the Desulfuromonadales bacterium genome contains:
- a CDS encoding serine hydrolase, producing the protein MTGKLFSLIAGILLVSLLAGFTYPEQVKQERIGAEAYHLGYADPRTLGIDPDKLKKIDAIVEEAIREGATPGAVVTVLKDGKIVFDRAYGHHAYDGAVPTQSSDIFDLASVTKIFATTLAAMRLVDQGKLDLDARVGKYLGELKHSHPDKAAIRVRDLLTHRAGFIPFIPFFLKIKDGDYSPKPSSRYPVKVAEGFFLTKDYYKKVMWKRMLESPLKTPGKYVYSDISMFMLKEILERIVRKPLDVYVNEQFYKPLGACSIGFCPLDRFAEERIVPTEGDTYFRKQQLKGFVQDPGAAMAGGVSGHAGLFATAYDLAILSQMLLNGGSYNGRQYIKPETVKKFSSRQSEDSRRGLGFDCWDPESEKGYPCQLASPETFGHTGFTGTCVWIDPEHRLVYIFLSNRLYPSPDKNKLMKLNIRPRIHDVIYEAMGTGTGRTTAVDP